A part of Octopus sinensis linkage group LG7, ASM634580v1, whole genome shotgun sequence genomic DNA contains:
- the LOC115214021 gene encoding ribosome production factor 1 produces MADKATPGPSEVKNEAVLPVLNYKRVKNKILRSKMFRKMLLEKKKIEMAKRKDRKMRIKKGLPVPPKQEPKTIEKLRVADETLISQKDEEVEIDESVDEMAAHFKRETIPKILITTSCRSKLRTYHFCKELTTVFPNATYYHRRTLAIKKIVPQAIEKEFTDIIIVNENNKKPNGMLLIHLPEGPTIHFKVSNVKLRKEIRKCDSATEHRPELILNNFNTRLGHTVGRMLGALFPLDPQFRGRRVVTFHNQRDFIFFRHHRYVFRNEKRVGLAELGPRFTLKMRSLQKGVFDSRYGEYEWFHKRHEMETSRRKFFL; encoded by the coding sequence ATGGCGGATAAAGCAACTCCTGGTCCTTCCGAGGTAAAAAATGAAGCTGTTCTCCCTGTACTCAATTACAAACGGGTTAAGAATAAGATCTTACGGTCTAAGATGTTTAGAAAAATGCTTCTTGAGAAAAAGAAGATCGAAATGGCTAAACGGAAAGATCGGAAGATGAGGATAAAGAAAGGCTTGCCCGTTCCCCCAAAGCAAGAACCGAAAACTATTGAGAAATTGCGAGTGGCAGATGAAACACTTATCTCACAGAAGGATGAAGAAGTTGAAATAGACGAATCTGTGGATGAAATGGCAGCCCATTTCAAACGCGAGACAATACCCAAAATATTGATCACAACTTCATGTCGATCCAAACTACGGACTTACCATTTTTGCAAAGAACTTACAACTGTCTTCCCAAATGCAACTTATTATCACCGGAGAACCTTAGCCATAAAGAAGATCGTTCCTCAGGCGATCGAGAAAGAATTCACCGACATCATTATTGTAAACGAGAACAACAAAAAGCCTAATGGAATGCTTCTGATTCATCTACCAGAGGGACCGACCATTCATTTTAAAGTGAGTAACGTAAAGCTACGAAAGGAAATACGTAAATGTGATTCTGCCACTGAACACAGACCCGAGTTGATACTTAACAATTTCAACACCCGTTTGGGACACACCGTCGGACGTATGTTGGGTGCATTATTCCCACTTGATCCACAATTTCGCGGACGGCGTGTGGTTACGTTCCATAACCAGAGAGACTTCATATTTTTCAGACACCATCGTTACGTGTTCAGAAATGAGAAACGAGTTGGACTTGCAGAACTTGGGCCTCGCTTCACTCTGAAGATGAGATCCCTTCAGAAAGGAGTCTTTGACTCTCGTTACGGAGAATACGAATGGTTCCATAAAAGACATGAAATGGAAACTAGTAGGCGTAAATTCTTCTTATAA